One genomic segment of [Limnothrix rosea] IAM M-220 includes these proteins:
- a CDS encoding transporter substrate-binding domain-containing protein, translated as MSLISLYKRFSSLGLAIASIFVANPLLATPLEDIQERGTIQIAVKENVRPLAFRDSAGNLQGLEIDIARRLAKELMGSDAQVELIPVKNQERLDLLLQGEIDLVIAQLGLNASRRRLVDFSDYYYLDGLGFVTKQANLTEAHQVTTQRVAVLNSSEAIAAVRAYFPATTLVAVNSYQEALASLENNDADLFVGDHSVLTGWTQEYPEYRLLPAWLEGNALAIAIPKGAQHQSLYNEIQTLMAEWQASGWLQDRINHWGLP; from the coding sequence ATGAGCTTGATTTCCCTGTATAAACGTTTCAGTAGTCTGGGTTTGGCGATCGCCTCCATTTTTGTTGCAAATCCATTGTTGGCAACGCCTCTCGAAGATATTCAGGAACGTGGCACCATCCAAATTGCCGTCAAAGAAAATGTTCGTCCTTTAGCCTTTCGCGATAGCGCAGGAAATTTACAGGGTTTAGAAATTGATATTGCTCGCCGCCTGGCAAAAGAACTGATGGGAAGTGATGCGCAGGTTGAGTTAATTCCCGTTAAAAACCAAGAACGTCTCGATTTACTTTTGCAAGGGGAAATTGATCTCGTTATTGCCCAGCTTGGTTTAAACGCATCTCGCCGAAGACTTGTTGATTTCAGTGACTATTACTATCTTGACGGTTTAGGATTTGTCACCAAGCAAGCAAATTTGACTGAAGCGCATCAAGTTACGACTCAACGGGTTGCGGTACTAAATTCTTCAGAGGCGATCGCCGCTGTGCGTGCCTATTTTCCTGCAACAACTCTAGTCGCCGTTAATTCCTACCAAGAAGCTTTGGCTAGTCTCGAAAATAACGACGCTGATCTCTTTGTCGGTGATCATTCTGTCCTAACGGGCTGGACGCAAGAATATCCTGAATATCGCCTGTTGCCCGCTTGGCTGGAGGGGAATGCACTGGCGATCGCCATCCCCAAAGGTGCTCAACACCAAAGCCTATACAACGAAATTCAAACCCTAATGGCTGAATGGCAAGCAAGTGGATGGTTACAGGATCGTATCAATCATTGGGGGCTTCCCTAA
- a CDS encoding DMT family transporter, with protein MQSSELSRPQSSNRSYVLAIATLTFALMAISFAPIFIRLSETELGANATVFNRMFIFFMVFGLGKFVARGTQQGDELEESKPVAIAKSQWWLLGSVGIISIISLVLWAISLQYTTVAKCMLLNNLTPIFTSLGSWLLFGKSFDKRFLIGMAIALTGALGLGFEDLQGGDGLLIGDLLAIASAMFLGTYFLMVEQLRTNFDATTILLWRCGVGSAMLVPIVFFTEGQFFPTTQVAIFAALGLGIVCEGFGQRLIAACLDKLSCSFVSLFLLLEPIVSALLAWVIFTEALGLTTWLGFAVVLTGIYLAQTSSAAVQEG; from the coding sequence ATGCAATCTTCTGAGTTGTCTCGACCTCAATCGTCTAATCGCTCCTATGTGTTGGCGATCGCCACATTAACTTTCGCATTAATGGCCATTTCCTTTGCACCAATTTTCATTCGTCTTAGTGAAACGGAGCTGGGGGCAAATGCCACGGTCTTTAACCGGATGTTTATTTTTTTTATGGTTTTCGGGTTAGGGAAATTCGTCGCCCGTGGGACACAACAAGGGGATGAACTAGAGGAATCAAAGCCAGTGGCGATCGCCAAATCCCAATGGTGGTTACTGGGAAGCGTTGGCATTATTTCGATTATTTCTTTGGTGCTCTGGGCAATTTCGCTGCAATACACGACTGTCGCCAAATGTATGCTACTGAATAATCTCACGCCAATTTTTACAAGTTTGGGTAGCTGGTTATTATTTGGCAAAAGTTTTGATAAACGCTTTTTGATTGGGATGGCGATCGCCTTGACGGGAGCGTTGGGATTAGGATTTGAGGATTTGCAGGGCGGTGATGGCTTGTTGATTGGGGATTTGTTGGCGATCGCCTCAGCCATGTTTCTCGGAACTTATTTTTTGATGGTGGAGCAGCTCCGCACAAATTTTGATGCGACGACTATTTTGCTGTGGCGATGTGGTGTTGGGAGTGCCATGCTTGTGCCCATTGTCTTTTTTACTGAGGGGCAATTTTTTCCAACAACCCAGGTGGCAATTTTCGCCGCCCTCGGTTTGGGTATTGTTTGTGAGGGCTTTGGACAACGGCTCATTGCGGCTTGTCTGGATAAGCTGTCCTGTAGCTTTGTGTCGCTATTTTTATTGCTTGAACCCATTGTTAGTGCGCTCTTGGCTTGGGTTATTTTCACTGAAGCGCTCGGACTAACGACATGGCTCGGTTTTGCGGTGGTACTGACGGGGATTTATTTAGCGCAAACGAGCAGTGCTGCGGTGCAGGAGGGCTAA
- the rplT gene encoding 50S ribosomal protein L20 — protein sequence MPRVKRGNVARKRRKKILKLAKGFRGSHSKLFRTANQQVMKALRNAYRDRRKKKRDFRRLWIVRVNAAARMNGISYSQLTHKLKQSNIEINRKMLAELAVVDPAAFTKIVEVAKSA from the coding sequence ATGCCAAGAGTTAAGCGCGGTAATGTTGCCCGTAAACGCCGCAAAAAAATCCTTAAGTTAGCGAAAGGTTTTAGAGGTTCTCACTCTAAGCTCTTCCGCACTGCGAATCAGCAGGTCATGAAAGCCCTGCGTAATGCGTACCGCGATCGTCGTAAGAAGAAGCGTGATTTTCGTCGCCTGTGGATCGTTCGTGTCAATGCTGCTGCACGCATGAACGGCATTTCCTACAGCCAACTGACTCACAAACTGAAGCAGTCCAATATTGAGATCAACCGTAAGATGCTTGCAGAGCTTGCAGTTGTTGATCCCGCAGCTTTCACCAAGATTGTTGAAGTCGCCAAGAGCGCCTAA
- a CDS encoding DUF11 domain-containing protein has product MVGSLTLLVAIIGVPRTAEAIESQVCYIVADTGGGNGGDDLLLKVDSEATPPRNFVQVGTGTGTNSIEAAAAQPGTNLLFAADQDGTNNGRLGIIDLTTGVFTARPQVMGSGDGARDTITFRDPDGLTFDPASGTLYASIRIGDSSAPPDVLIQLDPVTGAHIPGAFGTDINGNPIDYIEIEVQGGRNDIDGIAFAPSVVLGGAQPNTLYGVANQGAGDPQILVEIDPTTGNTTIVGNIPLPDVEDLAFDIPGQLYASTGRDGKLFDLSISGSTISAEEGLTPGIGRDYESSGCYLEPPVDLSLLKAADNLTPNQNEVVEFTLTLANDQTDFVYHDANDVEVEDVLPTGLTFVAFTNIPSGSTASENNGTITWSVDEVLLGQSQELRFTARATGVGTIINSAEVIDLREFDLDSTPNNNRPSEDDQDSVTLTVTTATGTNPEVILVKRITAINGTPTVTVDPNTTPELEDNDAEWPSNFLEGAVSAPVMPSDIVDYTIYFLNTGDGAAENLTICDILQSELTFIPDAYNAFSADADAGVGSGTDLGIRLDDGATTKYLSALSLDSDRGRFIEPATNLDPECDPTDTSPIDYSNAENTVVVDVTGSDSGQNPNIAPGTAGLVRFRVRVD; this is encoded by the coding sequence ATGGTCGGCAGTTTAACCTTACTGGTTGCCATCATAGGCGTGCCTAGAACAGCAGAAGCAATTGAATCACAAGTATGCTATATCGTTGCTGATACTGGTGGTGGCAATGGAGGGGACGATTTACTTCTAAAAGTTGACTCCGAAGCAACACCTCCTCGGAATTTTGTTCAGGTTGGAACTGGCACAGGCACAAACAGTATCGAAGCCGCCGCTGCTCAACCCGGCACTAATCTGCTTTTTGCGGCTGATCAAGATGGAACAAATAATGGCCGCTTGGGTATTATTGACCTGACTACAGGGGTGTTCACAGCGAGGCCACAAGTCATGGGTTCAGGTGATGGCGCTAGAGACACTATTACATTTAGAGACCCAGATGGCCTCACTTTTGATCCCGCTAGCGGCACTTTATATGCCAGTATCCGTATCGGTGACTCATCTGCGCCTCCTGACGTTCTTATTCAACTTGATCCCGTCACAGGCGCTCATATCCCCGGTGCTTTTGGGACTGACATTAACGGCAACCCGATTGATTACATTGAAATTGAAGTTCAAGGTGGTCGAAATGACATTGATGGTATTGCCTTTGCCCCCAGTGTCGTTCTCGGTGGAGCCCAACCAAATACTCTTTATGGTGTTGCTAACCAAGGTGCCGGCGATCCTCAAATTTTAGTTGAGATTGATCCAACTACAGGTAATACAACAATTGTGGGTAATATTCCGCTCCCGGATGTTGAAGACCTTGCCTTTGATATTCCGGGACAACTCTATGCCTCTACTGGCCGCGATGGCAAACTATTTGATCTAAGCATTTCTGGTTCCACTATTTCAGCAGAGGAGGGTCTAACACCGGGAATTGGTCGGGACTACGAGAGTTCAGGATGTTATCTTGAGCCGCCTGTAGACTTGTCCTTATTAAAAGCTGCCGATAACCTTACTCCGAACCAAAATGAAGTTGTCGAGTTTACACTGACGCTTGCCAATGATCAAACTGATTTTGTTTACCATGATGCCAATGATGTTGAAGTTGAAGATGTTCTACCAACCGGTCTGACCTTTGTTGCCTTTACCAATATCCCCTCTGGCTCAACAGCAAGTGAGAATAATGGCACCATCACGTGGAGTGTTGATGAAGTTTTGTTAGGTCAGAGCCAAGAACTGCGATTTACTGCCAGAGCTACTGGTGTGGGCACAATAATCAACTCAGCTGAAGTTATAGACCTGCGGGAATTTGACCTTGACTCAACGCCCAATAATAATCGGCCTAGTGAAGACGATCAAGATTCTGTAACCTTAACGGTGACGACAGCTACAGGGACAAATCCAGAGGTCATTCTGGTGAAGCGAATTACCGCAATTAATGGAACGCCTACAGTGACTGTTGATCCAAACACCACCCCTGAACTTGAGGATAATGATGCTGAATGGCCTAGTAATTTCCTTGAGGGAGCTGTCTCTGCGCCTGTGATGCCTAGTGATATTGTCGATTACACGATTTATTTTCTGAATACTGGTGATGGAGCCGCTGAAAACTTGACGATTTGCGATATTTTGCAATCGGAGTTGACCTTTATTCCGGATGCATATAATGCTTTTAGTGCTGATGCTGATGCTGGTGTCGGAAGTGGGACGGACTTGGGTATTCGTCTTGATGATGGTGCTACAACGAAGTATTTATCGGCGCTCTCTCTGGATTCAGACCGAGGTCGCTTTATTGAGCCAGCAACTAATTTAGACCCAGAATGTGATCCAACTGACACTTCACCTATTGACTATTCTAATGCTGAAAATACTGTTGTGGTTGATGTGACTGGTAGTGACTCTGGTCAAAATCCCAATATTGCTCCAGGTACGGCTGGATTGGTTCGTTTCCGGGTAAGGGTGGATTAG
- a CDS encoding DUF11 domain-containing protein: MRTFLPQSLHWLRRSPRVVVMASLILGFLPNAAFAQIEEGNSISLSNTAQASYQGINNPTVINILSNQVDIDSDARALIDPTGLIVDCEGVPFDSYAGFSVALFNAAGSTGAELGSLVNLPSVSPADLANSTIVNVNPSNDNPFDVGITDSLDENLRGRFNFLLSPEQIQPDDAYILVIQPPPDLLVDERRIRIADFQLTGGVGSEQLTYRAISLDGLPLSVEDSVPIAKEIVVPQGQQNAIFLTTAVTPLCQSQAIRIRKTADRVTTQPGSFVVYQITIENLSTSTLENVTVNDRLPRGFSLLEDSVQAQIGDNSTPITTVVNGRSVSFEFQEGLPGNADPSNNPVARIAYVTEVNPDALRGDGRNVALASGDRTDNSFVANDGPAIFEVDIREDLLSDLGTIIGRVFVDKNFDGEQQFGEPGVPNAVVFMENGNRIVTDKDGLFSVANVYPGWHTGALDLTSVPGYTLAPNPYILRKESQSQAVRVEPGGLARLNFAVTPVVEGAR; this comes from the coding sequence ATGAGAACATTTCTCCCGCAAAGTTTGCACTGGTTAAGGCGATCGCCCCGCGTGGTTGTTATGGCTAGTTTGATTTTGGGTTTTCTTCCCAATGCAGCCTTTGCCCAAATCGAAGAAGGCAATAGTATTTCATTATCGAATACAGCGCAGGCCTCTTATCAAGGGATTAATAATCCTACTGTCATCAATATTCTGAGTAATCAAGTTGATATTGATTCCGATGCAAGGGCTCTCATTGACCCAACAGGTCTCATTGTTGATTGTGAGGGCGTGCCTTTTGATAGCTATGCTGGTTTTTCTGTTGCTTTATTTAATGCCGCTGGATCGACGGGAGCTGAACTGGGCTCTTTGGTAAATCTGCCAAGTGTGTCACCGGCGGATCTTGCGAATAGCACCATTGTTAATGTGAACCCAAGCAATGATAATCCTTTTGATGTTGGCATAACGGATAGCCTGGATGAAAATCTGCGAGGACGCTTTAATTTCCTCTTGTCTCCGGAACAAATTCAACCCGATGATGCGTATATTCTCGTTATTCAGCCGCCGCCAGATTTGCTAGTGGATGAGCGCCGAATTCGTATTGCTGATTTTCAACTGACTGGTGGGGTGGGGTCAGAGCAATTGACTTATCGAGCTATTTCCTTGGATGGATTGCCTCTTAGTGTGGAAGATTCTGTCCCTATTGCGAAGGAAATTGTTGTGCCTCAGGGGCAGCAAAATGCGATTTTCTTGACTACTGCGGTCACACCACTGTGCCAAAGTCAGGCCATTCGCATTCGCAAGACGGCGGATAGGGTGACAACGCAACCTGGTAGTTTTGTGGTTTATCAGATTACGATTGAAAATCTGAGTACTTCAACTCTGGAGAATGTTACTGTCAATGATCGTTTACCTCGTGGTTTTTCGCTGTTAGAGGATTCGGTACAGGCTCAGATTGGTGATAATTCTACGCCGATTACAACGGTTGTTAATGGCCGTAGTGTTAGTTTTGAGTTTCAAGAGGGTTTACCGGGTAATGCTGATCCCAGTAATAATCCTGTGGCTAGGATTGCCTATGTCACGGAAGTGAATCCTGATGCTTTGCGGGGTGATGGTCGAAATGTTGCTTTAGCGTCTGGCGATCGCACGGACAATAGTTTTGTGGCGAATGATGGGCCGGCGATTTTCGAGGTAGATATTCGAGAAGATTTGTTGTCTGATCTCGGCACAATTATTGGGCGGGTATTTGTCGATAAAAATTTTGATGGGGAGCAGCAGTTTGGTGAGCCGGGTGTTCCTAATGCTGTGGTTTTTATGGAAAACGGCAACCGGATCGTGACGGATAAAGATGGTCTTTTTTCTGTTGCGAATGTTTATCCCGGTTGGCACACTGGTGCATTGGATCTAACGAGTGTTCCGGGTTATACCTTAGCCCCGAATCCCTACATTTTGAGGAAAGAAAGTCAAAGTCAGGCGGTTCGTGTGGAGCCGGGTGGTCTGGCTCGATTAAATTTTGCGGTCACTCCAGTAGTTGAGGGGGCACGCTAA
- a CDS encoding DUF11 domain-containing protein — protein MTKRSSLIALGVGLAIAASFAPVNIPQLSSQPAIAQTQEQSLELALVGELKVTRTNWRGQQEVAWRNLEGGFFRGAPTVRPGDIIRYTVSGNNRTEQPISGLVLTDDLPANMVYVMDSAVSVGGATITYSIDGGKTYTANPTIQVRLPDGTFETRPAPAERYTHVRWTFRSAVPAKGSVNGQYQVRVQ, from the coding sequence ATGACTAAACGCTCTTCCCTAATTGCTTTGGGTGTTGGCTTGGCTATCGCTGCTAGTTTTGCGCCAGTCAATATCCCACAATTATCATCCCAGCCGGCGATCGCCCAAACGCAGGAGCAAAGTCTTGAGTTGGCGCTTGTTGGCGAGCTGAAAGTGACTCGAACAAACTGGCGTGGGCAACAAGAGGTTGCTTGGCGAAATCTAGAAGGTGGATTTTTCCGAGGGGCTCCGACTGTCCGCCCTGGTGACATTATTCGGTATACGGTCAGTGGCAACAATCGTACGGAACAGCCGATTTCTGGTTTAGTCCTCACTGATGATTTACCAGCAAATATGGTTTATGTCATGGACTCTGCTGTTTCTGTGGGTGGTGCAACCATTACCTACAGCATTGATGGCGGCAAAACATATACGGCTAATCCGACAATTCAGGTCAGACTACCTGATGGCACTTTCGAAACACGTCCGGCTCCTGCTGAGCGCTATACCCATGTCCGCTGGACATTTCGATCGGCAGTCCCAGCAAAGGGAAGTGTGAATGGCCAGTATCAAGTTCGTGTTCAGTAA
- a CDS encoding tetratricopeptide repeat protein yields MDAASLPIFYLSILVGLLGVLGILLFRQVLKTRRVETTFGKLQKKLQNEPGTAKEYYELGSLYLDKKLHVQAAQLLKKALKVEDELESENAALIYNALGYAYFAQEQYDLAIRQYKEALKAIPEYPTALNNLANVYEKKQMTAKALETYEEALKADPENKVAKKRAESLRKRFVASK; encoded by the coding sequence ATGGATGCCGCTTCTTTACCGATTTTCTATCTATCAATTCTCGTCGGATTATTGGGAGTCCTCGGTATTTTATTGTTCCGCCAAGTCCTCAAAACACGCCGCGTAGAAACGACTTTTGGGAAACTCCAGAAAAAGCTACAAAATGAACCAGGTACAGCAAAAGAATATTACGAACTTGGTAGTCTTTATCTCGATAAAAAACTCCATGTTCAAGCTGCTCAACTCTTAAAAAAAGCCCTCAAAGTCGAAGATGAATTAGAGTCTGAAAATGCGGCATTAATTTATAACGCTCTCGGCTATGCGTACTTTGCCCAAGAGCAATATGATCTCGCTATTCGACAATACAAAGAAGCCTTAAAAGCAATTCCTGAATATCCGACTGCACTGAACAATCTCGCCAATGTTTACGAGAAAAAGCAGATGACAGCAAAGGCGCTGGAAACTTATGAGGAAGCACTTAAAGCAGATCCAGAAAATAAGGTGGCAAAAAAGCGGGCTGAATCTCTACGTAAACGGTTTGTTGCTTCTAAATAA
- the rpmI gene encoding 50S ribosomal protein L35 yields MPKLKTRRAAAKRFKVTGSGKKITRRKAFKNHLLNHKSSEQKRRRLSGAALVHETDEKAVRLMMPYS; encoded by the coding sequence ATGCCTAAACTAAAAACACGTCGCGCTGCTGCGAAGCGATTCAAGGTGACGGGAAGCGGCAAAAAAATCACTCGTCGTAAAGCATTTAAGAACCACCTGCTTAACCACAAGAGCTCTGAGCAAAAGCGTCGTCGTCTTTCTGGTGCGGCACTTGTGCACGAGACTGATGAGAAGGCTGTACGCCTCATGATGCCTTACTCCTAA
- a CDS encoding mechanosensitive ion channel family protein — protein MTLRRSLLACLAFCLGLLITISAQSPVLAGLGVFNVMFPETDLASILPNDGNELIVERCVYLDGRCVFKVAAPRSEMETRLTYIQAQLNRAKRLYRVEADPNVKVWRKVDDSLSNIMITIDDESLRLMTVTRWDAELQSETIPGRTTYIIEQIEASLAGIQDERSPEFLRRQGIVAGIILAVAIALNLYGRNWYKKLKQRQEREETCTQDTTLISTQLTLRQFYNLQEVQYRLCQLLRWGSIMIAVFIVVGLFPQTRIAQVWLLGIFRYPIILAVISITAYIAIRLSYALVAQGNQLFTAGALDAFAFITQESNQRLQLRVNTFSQVARSIITIIILAIALLTFFWVLNINIAPILAGAGIIGLAISFAAQNLLKDIINGFCIIFEDQYAVGDVISVGDVAGFVENVNLRITQLRDEEGRLITIPNSEVKIVANLTNEWSRASLHIPVAYQTDIDQALEVINNTAWTMRKDEFWGALILEDPLLLGVDNFNERGMLVKLWLKTLPLKQWEVAREYRRRLTYAFEAANIRMPTTQNEIWLHPMSHQNSSNNGDRPEQLDLFSEKTK, from the coding sequence ATGACATTGCGGCGATCGCTCCTTGCTTGTTTGGCATTTTGCCTAGGGCTACTCATTACGATCAGTGCTCAAAGCCCAGTCCTTGCTGGCCTTGGCGTTTTTAATGTTATGTTCCCCGAAACAGACTTAGCAAGTATTTTGCCCAATGACGGCAATGAATTAATTGTTGAGCGTTGTGTATATCTCGACGGTCGCTGTGTGTTTAAGGTAGCGGCTCCACGCTCTGAAATGGAGACCCGCCTCACCTATATTCAGGCACAACTAAATCGCGCGAAGCGACTTTACCGCGTTGAAGCAGATCCCAATGTCAAGGTTTGGCGTAAGGTAGACGACAGCCTGAGTAACATCATGATCACCATTGATGATGAGTCTTTGCGGTTGATGACAGTGACCCGCTGGGATGCGGAGTTACAGAGTGAAACGATTCCGGGTCGTACGACCTATATCATTGAACAAATTGAAGCGAGTCTTGCGGGCATTCAGGATGAGCGATCGCCGGAATTTTTAAGGCGACAGGGCATTGTGGCGGGCATCATTCTCGCCGTGGCGATCGCCCTAAACTTATACGGCAGAAATTGGTATAAAAAACTCAAACAGCGCCAAGAACGAGAAGAAACCTGCACCCAAGACACAACCCTCATTTCAACCCAGCTGACACTCAGGCAATTTTATAACCTTCAAGAGGTGCAATATCGCCTCTGCCAACTATTGCGATGGGGAAGCATCATGATTGCTGTATTTATCGTTGTTGGTTTATTTCCCCAAACTCGTATTGCCCAAGTCTGGCTACTGGGCATCTTTCGATATCCGATTATTCTTGCCGTCATCAGTATCACAGCATACATTGCTATCCGCCTGAGTTACGCCCTCGTTGCTCAGGGAAATCAACTCTTCACAGCTGGTGCTCTCGATGCTTTTGCGTTTATTACCCAAGAATCCAACCAACGTCTCCAACTGCGCGTCAATACCTTCTCCCAAGTAGCACGCAGCATTATCACCATCATCATTTTGGCGATCGCCCTACTCACATTTTTTTGGGTGCTGAATATCAACATTGCCCCAATTCTTGCCGGTGCCGGCATCATCGGTTTAGCCATTTCATTTGCAGCCCAAAACTTACTAAAAGACATCATCAACGGCTTCTGTATTATTTTTGAAGACCAATATGCCGTCGGTGATGTCATCAGCGTTGGCGATGTAGCAGGTTTCGTTGAAAACGTAAATTTGCGTATTACCCAGCTTCGAGACGAAGAAGGCCGATTAATTACGATTCCCAATAGTGAAGTCAAGATTGTCGCCAACCTCACCAATGAATGGTCGCGGGCTAGCCTACATATTCCTGTAGCCTATCAAACAGACATCGACCAAGCCCTAGAAGTTATTAACAACACAGCTTGGACAATGCGAAAAGATGAATTTTGGGGAGCCTTAATTTTAGAAGATCCACTACTTTTAGGCGTTGATAACTTTAATGAGCGAGGTATGCTCGTCAAACTATGGCTCAAAACGCTGCCCTTAAAGCAATGGGAAGTCGCAAGGGAATACCGTCGTCGTTTGACATATGCCTTTGAAGCCGCCAATATCCGGATGCCCACAACACAAAATGAGATTTGGCTACACCCCATGTCCCATCAAAACAGTAGCAATAATGGCGATCGCCCTGAGCAGCTTGATTTGTTTTCAGAAAAGACCAAGTAA
- a CDS encoding right-handed parallel beta-helix repeat-containing protein codes for MKPIKLSTVPQHLMSFTAALPLLMWGMSSTNTLASTTEYPDAVYSNPDEVPMRPASEATYAIVVNSVADGEITPDSSLTLREAIALTNNEISFAELSDLEKQQIQPQADYSSITFDLVGTQTIYLQNELPPLRQTGLVLDGSLNGDAKVVLTPDLAVIASANELDDDALDDENILNNFDGDSIDRYMPEGEKLKYGLPIGFSVIADDITIKDFQFYGFHSSAYKAYPFVGAVVISTGQMLYDLWRLPDIVQVEAPQNVRIENNIFGMTPEQLLETQPTLSFGLVLYDAIAATVTNNEFLNLNGSGILTGKVAESVVIADNLFLANGGNGLRDAVRLEGDIAGTSLVNNRFCGNSGAGIFLFKPEGAIAVKNNLFDGNGSRNEREFVLTHPDDGIAAIYLMGSEHEVTGNTIMNQGGSGVVVAAYPRSQGNLITDNIFANLQGLSIDLATRRTIDIHTYQDGDGANPWRDSKNRRIDTGNGAVNAPHFANPEFFPFGQEVVISGIADPKVTIDFYRVLEPTSEFGPLNEFLTQTTTDEEGHFSLALTEWELGDRLSAIATDPTYGTSEPAENIVIRSFEDTSRDFPKATSPVTTAKKVCHEFAILDTEPE; via the coding sequence ATGAAGCCGATAAAGTTATCCACAGTGCCACAACATTTAATGTCATTCACCGCAGCTTTGCCATTGTTAATGTGGGGGATGTCTAGTACGAATACCCTTGCTTCTACGACTGAGTATCCAGATGCTGTGTATTCCAATCCCGACGAAGTGCCGATGCGGCCTGCCAGTGAAGCAACCTACGCCATTGTGGTGAATAGTGTTGCTGATGGTGAAATTACACCCGATAGCAGTTTGACATTACGGGAGGCGATCGCCCTCACAAATAACGAGATTTCATTCGCCGAACTATCTGATTTAGAAAAGCAACAAATTCAACCCCAAGCCGACTATTCTTCGATTACTTTTGATCTAGTTGGGACTCAAACCATTTATCTCCAGAATGAACTTCCGCCATTACGTCAGACGGGCTTAGTTCTTGATGGGAGCCTTAACGGCGATGCGAAGGTTGTTTTAACCCCAGACCTTGCGGTGATTGCCAGTGCCAATGAGCTTGACGACGATGCCCTTGACGACGAAAACATCTTAAATAACTTTGATGGCGACAGCATTGATCGTTACATGCCAGAAGGTGAAAAGCTGAAATATGGTTTGCCGATTGGCTTCTCCGTTATTGCCGATGACATTACCATCAAAGATTTTCAGTTTTATGGTTTCCACAGCAGCGCTTATAAAGCTTATCCCTTCGTTGGAGCCGTCGTTATTAGTACTGGTCAGATGCTTTATGACCTCTGGCGTTTACCGGATATTGTCCAGGTTGAAGCCCCCCAGAACGTGCGGATTGAAAACAATATTTTTGGAATGACTCCAGAGCAATTGCTAGAAACTCAACCTACCCTTAGTTTTGGCTTGGTGCTTTACGATGCGATCGCCGCGACGGTCACGAATAACGAATTTCTTAACCTCAATGGCAGTGGCATTCTGACGGGAAAAGTCGCCGAATCAGTCGTCATTGCCGATAATTTATTCTTAGCAAATGGCGGTAACGGTTTACGAGATGCTGTACGTCTCGAAGGCGATATTGCTGGAACTTCTCTGGTAAACAACCGCTTTTGCGGTAACAGTGGTGCAGGTATTTTTCTCTTTAAACCAGAAGGGGCGATCGCCGTTAAAAACAATTTATTTGATGGCAACGGCTCGCGCAACGAACGAGAATTTGTGCTCACCCATCCCGATGACGGCATCGCCGCAATTTATCTAATGGGTTCAGAACACGAAGTCACAGGCAATACAATTATGAACCAAGGCGGTTCTGGCGTTGTGGTCGCCGCCTATCCCCGTAGCCAAGGCAATCTCATTACCGACAATATATTTGCCAATTTGCAAGGCTTAAGCATTGATCTCGCGACCCGCAGAACCATCGATATCCATACCTACCAAGACGGTGATGGCGCAAACCCTTGGCGCGACTCAAAAAACAGGCGCATTGATACAGGCAATGGCGCGGTTAATGCCCCTCACTTTGCGAATCCAGAATTTTTTCCCTTTGGCCAAGAAGTCGTGATTTCCGGTATTGCCGATCCCAAGGTCACGATTGACTTTTACCGTGTCCTTGAGCCCACCTCAGAATTTGGCCCCCTCAATGAATTTCTTACCCAAACGACTACCGATGAAGAAGGACATTTTTCCCTTGCCCTCACCGAATGGGAACTGGGCGATCGCCTATCCGCTATTGCCACAGACCCGACATATGGCACATCAGAACCCGCTGAAAATATTGTTATTCGTTCATTCGAGGATACGTCTCGAGATTTCCCGAAAGCAACTTCCCCTGTAACTACCGCAAAAAAAGTGTGCCATGAATTTGCAATTCTAGATACTGAACCAGAATGA